CGCACCTGAACCCTGCCGTCACCGTGGCGCTGGCGGTAGCCGGCAAGTTTGAATGGGCCCGCGTGCCGGGCTATGTGCTGTCACAAATGCTGGGTGGCATGATGGGCGCGCTGCTGGTGTGGGTGATGTACCGCAAGCATTACGAAACCACCGACTGCGCCGATCTCAAGCTGGCCACCTTCTGCACCGGCCCGGCCATCCGCAGCCTGCCGGGCAATCTGTTGTCCGAGGTGCTGGCCACCTTCGTGCTGGTGTTTGCCATTCTCAGCATGGTGGCGCCCAAGCTGTCGCTGGGCGCGATGGACGCCCTGCCGGTGGCCTTGCTGGTACTGGGTATCGGTGTGTCGCTGGGCGGCACCACCGGCTATGCGATGAGCCCGGCGCGCGATCTGGCCCCGCGCATCATGCATGCGCTGCTGCCGATTCCGGGCAAGGGTTCCAGCGACTGGGGCTATGCCTGGGTGCCGGTGGTCGGCTCCTTGCTGGGCGGCACGCTGGCAGCGCTCACCTATACCCATCTGTAAACCGTTTTGCTCCTGGTGCCCCGCTGCTGGCGGGGCCGGCAAGCCACCTGCGGGTGGCTTTTTTTATGTGTGTGGTCTGGCGGATGCCACTGCATGTCTGCCTGCGGCAGCCGGTATGACGAAGGAAGGCACGCCTGCCCATGCGAAAAATGGAAATCAAACAAAGAATATTGTGGTCAATACGCACATTGCGGCGCACAAAACGAACATAAACGAACATTATGTGTTGAATTGATCTTCGTATGACGCTACGCTAAGCACATCAACACACGCAATCCGCCTTCTTGCCCTGTAGTGACAGGCGCAAGCCGGATACAGACAAGACCGAGGATGAAACTGTGAAACCCTACGACCTGATGGTGATTGGTGGCGGCATCAATGGAGCAGGCATTGCCCGTGATGCAGCAGGCCGTGGCCTGTCGGTGCTGCTGTGCGAAAAGGATGATCTGGCTTCGCACACCTCGTCGGCCAGTACCAAGCTGATACATGGCGGCCTGCGCTATCTGGAATATTACGAGTTTGGCCTGGTGCGCAAGGCGCTGCAGGAGCGCGAAGTGCTGCTCAAGGCTGCGCCGCACATCATCTGGCCGCTGCGTTTCGTGATGCCGCACGACAAGGCCCAGCGCCCGGAATGGATGATCCGCTGCGGCTTGTTTCTGTACGACCACCTGGCCCACCGCGAAGTACTGCCCGGCTCGGAAACCATCAGCTTTGCCAAGCACCCCTCCGGCGCACCGCTGAAAGCCGCGTTCAAGCGTGGTTTTGTCTATTCCGACGGCTGGGTGCAGGATGCCCGGCTGGTGGTGCTCAATGCCATGGCGGCAGCCGAACACGGCGCGCGCATTGTCACCCGCACCGCCTGTGTGGCAGCGCGGCGCGAAGGCGAGCACTGGCTGTGCACCTTGCAACACGAAGATGGCCGTCAGGAACAGGTGAAGGCACGCGCCGTGGTGAATGCCGCCGGCCCCTGGGTGGAAAGCCTGCTGAAAGACACCTTGCAGCTGCCATCGCCCAAGTCCATCCGTTTGGTGAAAGGCAGCCACATCGTGGTGAAAAAGCTGTTCGATCACCCCTATGCCTATATTTTCCAGAACCCGGACAAGCGCATCATCTTTGCCATCCCGTACGAAAACGACTTCACCCTGATCGGCACCACCGATGTGGAATACCACGACGATCCGGGTACCGTGCAGATTGATGCCGACGAGGTGGACTACCTGTGCCGCATGAGCAACCGCTACTTCAACAGCCA
The sequence above is drawn from the Aquitalea denitrificans genome and encodes:
- the glpD gene encoding glycerol-3-phosphate dehydrogenase, whose amino-acid sequence is MKPYDLMVIGGGINGAGIARDAAGRGLSVLLCEKDDLASHTSSASTKLIHGGLRYLEYYEFGLVRKALQEREVLLKAAPHIIWPLRFVMPHDKAQRPEWMIRCGLFLYDHLAHREVLPGSETISFAKHPSGAPLKAAFKRGFVYSDGWVQDARLVVLNAMAAAEHGARIVTRTACVAARREGEHWLCTLQHEDGRQEQVKARAVVNAAGPWVESLLKDTLQLPSPKSIRLVKGSHIVVKKLFDHPYAYIFQNPDKRIIFAIPYENDFTLIGTTDVEYHDDPGTVQIDADEVDYLCRMSNRYFNSQIGPDDVLSTYSGVRPLLDDDASNASSVTRDYALELDSNGAPMLSVFGGKITTYRKLAEEAVDRLAPLLGNHQPTWTAGVPLPGGDMPNADATAFLTVSQQRHPWLPAALLQRYVKTYGTRLNTLIGSARSLAELGAEILPGVYEAELNYLVDQEWAVSAEDILWRRSKLRLHLPANAGTVLDAWLAQNRAGTSDAGQRSTAGASPL
- a CDS encoding MIP/aquaporin family protein: MNPLFGEFIGTALLVLLGNGVVANVLLSNTKGHNSGLIVIAFGWAMAVFVGVFSVAAISGAHLNPAVTVALAVAGKFEWARVPGYVLSQMLGGMMGALLVWVMYRKHYETTDCADLKLATFCTGPAIRSLPGNLLSEVLATFVLVFAILSMVAPKLSLGAMDALPVALLVLGIGVSLGGTTGYAMSPARDLAPRIMHALLPIPGKGSSDWGYAWVPVVGSLLGGTLAALTYTHL